The Altererythrobacter sp. CAU 1644 genome has a window encoding:
- a CDS encoding endonuclease/exonuclease/phosphatase family protein produces MQLTFASYNIHKAVGLDRRRDPERIIAVLRELDADVIALQEADRRVGQRASVIPRALLDDTSWTAVPVAKRRRSLGWHGNALLVRRSMTCLAAGALELPTLEPRGAAMAELSLNGARMRVIGMHLDLSGFRRRDQIRAILHRLERENGDLPTVMMGDFNQWGIRTGAMDEFDGGWQMLAPGASYPARRPIARLDRIIASPDCRVVAGGVHHSSLAAQASDHLPVWATLKVPK; encoded by the coding sequence GTGCAGCTCACTTTCGCCAGCTACAATATTCACAAGGCGGTCGGTCTCGACCGCCGCCGCGATCCCGAGCGGATCATCGCGGTCCTGCGCGAACTCGATGCGGACGTCATCGCCTTGCAGGAAGCCGATCGACGGGTTGGCCAAAGGGCCAGCGTGATCCCGCGTGCGCTGCTGGACGACACCTCGTGGACGGCCGTGCCCGTGGCCAAGCGGCGGCGCAGCCTCGGCTGGCATGGCAACGCCCTGCTGGTGCGGCGTTCGATGACTTGTCTCGCTGCCGGGGCGCTCGAGTTGCCGACGCTGGAGCCGCGCGGCGCAGCCATGGCGGAGCTGTCACTGAACGGGGCGCGAATGCGGGTCATCGGGATGCACCTCGATCTGTCGGGTTTTCGTCGCCGCGACCAGATCCGGGCGATCCTTCATCGGCTGGAGCGCGAGAATGGCGATTTGCCGACCGTGATGATGGGGGATTTCAACCAATGGGGCATCCGGACCGGAGCGATGGACGAGTTCGACGGGGGTTGGCAGATGCTGGCACCCGGGGCGAGCTATCCGGCCCGCCGCCCGATCGCGCGGCTCGACCGGATCATCGCTTCACCAGATTGCCGGGTGGTGGCAGGCGGGGTGCATCACAGCTCCCTCGCAGCGCAGGCCTCGGATCATTTGCCGGTATGGGCCACACTCAAAGTGCCTAAATAA
- a CDS encoding P-II family nitrogen regulator, which yields MKFIIAIIKPFKLDEVREALGGIGVAGMTVSEVKGFGRQKGQTEIYRGAEYSTNMLPKVKIEIAAADEIAPQVIETIQQVASTDSIGDGKIFMFDLAGATRIRTGETGDTAL from the coding sequence ATGAAATTCATCATCGCCATCATCAAACCGTTCAAGCTCGACGAGGTTCGCGAAGCATTGGGCGGCATCGGCGTCGCAGGGATGACCGTCTCCGAGGTCAAGGGTTTTGGACGCCAGAAAGGCCAGACCGAGATCTATCGTGGCGCCGAATACTCCACCAACATGCTTCCCAAGGTGAAAATCGAGATCGCCGCTGCCGACGAGATCGCACCACAAGTGATCGAAACGATCCAGCAGGTCGCCAGCACCGACTCGATCGGGGACGGCAAGATTTTCATGTTCGACCTTGCCGGCGCGACCCGCATTCGCACCGGCGAGACCGGCGACACCGCGCTGTAG